The following are encoded together in the Brassica napus cultivar Da-Ae chromosome A9, Da-Ae, whole genome shotgun sequence genome:
- the LOC125577774 gene encoding uncharacterized protein LOC125577774, with translation MGASDSTILGAQEKGGGDVISTISQRSERVDPVLENLKSLAVSRPILKSAPPRESSLTDILVRKALSSSSSSYTVDPQILAELFSIYREWQDSKAQEITNRQEDIENKIEVADALASKLVQRFNHSVSAMRTTSHHLSQVHGLQVEFGELKGRLTEVINNCDTLCKRINAEGPQSLRSTVTPFTLAPPDLVSMNTTTTLSSEHEEIRVITR, from the exons ATGGGAGCATCAGATTCAACGATATTAGGCGCTCAG GAAAAGGGTGGTGGAGATGTGATATCGACAATCTCTCAACGATCCGAAAGAGTGGATCCCGTTCTCGAGAATCTTAAATCACTCGCCGTC AGTAGGCCAATATTGAAGTCAGCTCCTCCCAGAGAAAGTAGCTTAACGGACATCTTAGTTAGGAAAGCTTTatcgtcttcctcttcttcct ATACGGTGGATCCTCAAATACTTGCTGAGCTCTTCTCCATTTACCGTGAATGGCAAGATAGCAAAGCTCAAGAAATAACTAACAGACAG GAAgatatagaaaacaagatagaAGTGGCAGATGCTTTGGCTTCTAAACTTGTACAGAGGTTTAACCACTCCGTTTCTGCTATGAGGACCACTTCCCACCATTTATCTCAAG TTCATGGGTTGCAGGTGGAGTTTGGGGAGCTTAAAGGAAGGTTGACAGAGGTGATCAACAACTGTGATACCTTATGTAAAAGAATTAATGCTGAGGGACCTCAATCTCTAAGGTCAACAGTGACTCCCTTTACTCTTGCACCACCTGATTTAGTCAGTATGAACACTACTACTACCCTGTCTTCTGAACACGAGGAAATAAGAGTCATTACTCGGTAA
- the LOC106366346 gene encoding GATA transcription factor 5-like isoform X1, with the protein MLYQTHKTKPSLFDPLFISFFSPPLLPPFSLAPSPLSLSQVMERVEAALKSSVRKDMAFKTTLPVYEDFLAVTTAEDFSVDDFFDLSNDSVFTEEEAEPKTHQEMLHVSSQEPHDKGDALRLNNDGFGSLPPSELSVPTDELAELEWLSHFVEDSFTEYSAPNLTGTPTEKPAWLTGDRKHPVTPVTHDSCFKSPVPSKSRTKRNRNGTNFWSLGSSSSSGPSSSNSTSSSSSDPSNTWFSGAELLEPVFTSEKPPVPKKHKKRSAESVYSGQLVLQQPSRRCSHCGVQKTPQWRAGPLGAKTLCNACGVRFKSGRLLPEYRPACSPTFSSELHSNHHRKVMEMRRKKEPTDDNETGLNQLVQSPQAVPSY; encoded by the exons ATGCTTTACCAAACTCACAAAACAAAACCATCTCTCTTTGACCCTCTTTTCATATCTTTCTTCTCACCGCCGCTCCTTCCTCCCTTCTCTCTTGCCCcttcccctctctctctctctcag GTAATGGAACGTGTTGAAGCAGCGTTGAAAAGCAGTGTAAGGAAAGACATGGCTTTCAAAACGACCCTGCCCGTTTACGAAGACTTTCTCGCCGTCACCACCGCCGAGGATTTCTCCGTCGACGACTTCTTCGACTTGTCTAACGACAGCGTTTTCACTGAAGAAGAGGCTGAACCCAAGACTCACCAAGAGATGCTCCATGTTTCCTCCCAAGAACCACATGACAAAGGAGACGCTCTTCGCCTGAATAATGACGGGTTTGGGTCTCTCCCTCCAAGCGAACTCTCCGTACCg acGGATGAATTAGCGGAGCTTGAGTGGCTATCCCATTTTGTAGAGGATTCATTCACTGAATATTCTGCTCCAAATCTCACCGGAACCCCGACTGAAAAACCGGCTTGGTTAACCGGTGACCGGAAACACCCTGTGACTCCTGTCACACATGACTCGTGTTTCAAGTCCCCTGTTCCTTCCAAATCCCGTACCAAACGCAACCGGAATGGAACCAACTTCTGGTCGCTTGGCTCGTCGTCCTCTTCAGGCCCTTCGTCCTCGAACTCaacttcctcctcctcttcggATCCTTCCAACACGTGGTTCTCTGGCGCCGAGCTGCTCGAACCAGTCTTCACGTCAGAGAAACCACCGGTTCCGAAAAAGCATAAGAAAAGGTCAGCAGAGTCTGTTTACAGCGGCCAGCTAGTGCTGCAGCAGCCCTCTCGACGGTGCAGCCACTGCGGAGTTCAGAAAACGCCGCAGTGGCGAGCTGGACCTTTGGGAGCCAAGACGCTGTGCAATGCGTGCGGGGTTCGGTTTAAGTCGGGTCGGTTACTACCAGAATACAGACCCGCTTGTAGTCCGACATTTTCAAGCGAGCTCCACTCTAACCACCACCGCAAAGTCATGGAGATGCGGCGGAAAAAGGAGCCAACGGATGATAACGAAACCGGTTTAAACCAGCTGGTTCAGTCCCCACAAGCTGTACCAAGTTATTGA
- the LOC106366346 gene encoding GATA transcription factor 5-like isoform X2, with protein sequence MERVEAALKSSVRKDMAFKTTLPVYEDFLAVTTAEDFSVDDFFDLSNDSVFTEEEAEPKTHQEMLHVSSQEPHDKGDALRLNNDGFGSLPPSELSVPTDELAELEWLSHFVEDSFTEYSAPNLTGTPTEKPAWLTGDRKHPVTPVTHDSCFKSPVPSKSRTKRNRNGTNFWSLGSSSSSGPSSSNSTSSSSSDPSNTWFSGAELLEPVFTSEKPPVPKKHKKRSAESVYSGQLVLQQPSRRCSHCGVQKTPQWRAGPLGAKTLCNACGVRFKSGRLLPEYRPACSPTFSSELHSNHHRKVMEMRRKKEPTDDNETGLNQLVQSPQAVPSY encoded by the exons ATGGAACGTGTTGAAGCAGCGTTGAAAAGCAGTGTAAGGAAAGACATGGCTTTCAAAACGACCCTGCCCGTTTACGAAGACTTTCTCGCCGTCACCACCGCCGAGGATTTCTCCGTCGACGACTTCTTCGACTTGTCTAACGACAGCGTTTTCACTGAAGAAGAGGCTGAACCCAAGACTCACCAAGAGATGCTCCATGTTTCCTCCCAAGAACCACATGACAAAGGAGACGCTCTTCGCCTGAATAATGACGGGTTTGGGTCTCTCCCTCCAAGCGAACTCTCCGTACCg acGGATGAATTAGCGGAGCTTGAGTGGCTATCCCATTTTGTAGAGGATTCATTCACTGAATATTCTGCTCCAAATCTCACCGGAACCCCGACTGAAAAACCGGCTTGGTTAACCGGTGACCGGAAACACCCTGTGACTCCTGTCACACATGACTCGTGTTTCAAGTCCCCTGTTCCTTCCAAATCCCGTACCAAACGCAACCGGAATGGAACCAACTTCTGGTCGCTTGGCTCGTCGTCCTCTTCAGGCCCTTCGTCCTCGAACTCaacttcctcctcctcttcggATCCTTCCAACACGTGGTTCTCTGGCGCCGAGCTGCTCGAACCAGTCTTCACGTCAGAGAAACCACCGGTTCCGAAAAAGCATAAGAAAAGGTCAGCAGAGTCTGTTTACAGCGGCCAGCTAGTGCTGCAGCAGCCCTCTCGACGGTGCAGCCACTGCGGAGTTCAGAAAACGCCGCAGTGGCGAGCTGGACCTTTGGGAGCCAAGACGCTGTGCAATGCGTGCGGGGTTCGGTTTAAGTCGGGTCGGTTACTACCAGAATACAGACCCGCTTGTAGTCCGACATTTTCAAGCGAGCTCCACTCTAACCACCACCGCAAAGTCATGGAGATGCGGCGGAAAAAGGAGCCAACGGATGATAACGAAACCGGTTTAAACCAGCTGGTTCAGTCCCCACAAGCTGTACCAAGTTATTGA